A window from Triticum aestivum cultivar Chinese Spring chromosome 6D, IWGSC CS RefSeq v2.1, whole genome shotgun sequence encodes these proteins:
- the LOC123141841 gene encoding uncharacterized protein C6orf132 homolog gives MDDVLVHRSAGGHNFRRRSAGGGGRRVAPMSLPPLPPSAYGFFPYSSAPPGPFLYPPYNFYSCGSLPPLPFNHPGLPPRPPATRAKHATFPYQPSTLPPRPAAVTKVKQTTATGMTVSAPRKMLEGKSKKPRTPRSAEEPPRAQRRKPLQRAAPLPATSAVTEALDDLEREVTRGFVEDLLHALAPPPSSLPLPTFSLVRAAATKVPAPCTV, from the coding sequence ATGGATGATGTTCTCGTCCACCGATCAGCAGGCGGCCACAACTTCCGCCGGAGGTCTGCCGGCGGAGGCGGCCGGAGGGTCGCCCCCATGAGCTTGCCACCGTTGCCTCCGAGCGCCTACGGTTTCTTCCCTTATTCCTCGGCTCCTCCGGGTCCATTTCTATACCCGCCGTATAACTTCTACTCGTGTGGCTCTCTCCCTCCCCTGCCGTTCAACCACCCCGGTCTCCCACCCCGCCCTCCGGCCACCAGGGCCAAACACGCCACGTTCCCATACCAGCCGTCGACTCTGCCGCCTCGTCCGGCCGCCGTCACCAAGGTCAAACAGACAACGGCGACCGGGATGACGGTGTCGGCGCCGAGGAAGATGCTGGAGGGCAAGAGCAAGAAGCCGAGGACACCGAGGTCCGCAGAGGAGCCTCCAAGGGCGCAGCGGAGGAAGCCGCTGCAGAGGGCGGCGCCGCTGCCGGCGACGTCGGCGGTCACGGAGGCGCTGGACGACCTGGAGCGCGAGGTGACACGGGGCTTCGTGGAGGACCTGCTGCACGCGCTCGCACCGCCGCCCAGCAGCCTGCCCCTGCCCACCTTCTCCCTCGTCAGGGCGGCCGCCACCAAGGTCCCGGCGCCATGCACGGTGTAG